Proteins encoded by one window of Agrobacterium vitis:
- a CDS encoding sugar ABC transporter ATP-binding protein yields MVDEKLLEFCAITKTFGGTRALSNVSLDLRPGEILALLGENGAGKSTLIKTLAGIYKPDTGEIRFRGETYNHRPPKPNQRQPVAFIHQDLGLIEWMTVAENVGLAQGYSLRNRLINWKQTEQRTAEALALVGCNFDASTRIQSLTRTEKSLVAIARALAVEAHVLVLDEPTASLPADEVEKLFAAIRPLKERGVAMIYVSHRLDEIFRIADRVAVLRDGQLVGEKPVNQTTPDELIRMIVGRKADQLFTKSTSPAGPAIVTVRNLASHGAGPVNFNIRQGELLGLVGLRGAGHEMVGRALFGAEPASGTVTISGRPVDLTNPSTAMASGIGLIARDRTEESVAMSLSLRENTFINPAASGRRLLSFLTPAKEAAQAYAIGASVGLRPNDQSLAIEALSGGNQQKVVVGRWLATGRRLLVAEDPTAGVDVGAKADIYRLIAEAVAGGLAVLVVSTDFEEIAHICQRALVFSRGQILRELSGPDLTTEAVIAAASASDAA; encoded by the coding sequence ATGGTCGACGAAAAACTACTGGAATTTTGTGCGATCACAAAAACCTTCGGCGGAACACGCGCCCTGTCAAACGTCTCTCTTGACCTGCGGCCAGGTGAAATCCTCGCCCTGCTCGGCGAAAACGGTGCTGGAAAATCTACCCTGATCAAGACCCTCGCAGGTATTTACAAGCCAGACACCGGTGAAATCAGATTTCGTGGAGAGACTTATAACCACCGGCCACCAAAGCCAAACCAGCGCCAGCCTGTTGCCTTCATTCATCAAGATCTCGGACTGATAGAATGGATGACCGTTGCCGAAAATGTCGGCCTTGCCCAAGGGTATTCACTACGCAACCGCCTTATCAACTGGAAACAAACCGAACAGCGGACCGCCGAAGCCCTTGCGCTCGTCGGCTGCAACTTCGATGCCTCCACACGTATCCAGAGCCTGACACGGACAGAAAAGTCATTGGTGGCTATTGCCCGTGCGCTCGCCGTCGAAGCCCACGTCCTCGTACTGGACGAGCCGACCGCCAGCCTACCGGCTGATGAGGTCGAAAAACTCTTTGCCGCGATCCGCCCATTAAAAGAACGTGGCGTGGCGATGATCTATGTCTCACATCGCCTTGATGAAATCTTCCGCATCGCCGACCGCGTCGCCGTCTTACGGGACGGACAACTGGTTGGTGAAAAGCCCGTAAACCAAACAACGCCTGACGAATTGATCAGAATGATCGTCGGGCGCAAGGCAGACCAGCTCTTCACCAAGAGCACAAGTCCTGCAGGACCCGCCATCGTCACCGTCAGAAATCTTGCCTCCCACGGGGCAGGGCCGGTCAATTTCAACATCCGCCAAGGTGAATTGCTCGGACTTGTCGGGCTGCGTGGCGCGGGTCATGAAATGGTCGGTCGCGCACTGTTCGGCGCCGAGCCCGCCTCAGGCACCGTTACGATTTCCGGCCGCCCTGTCGATCTCACCAACCCCTCAACAGCCATGGCAAGCGGGATCGGATTGATCGCCCGAGACCGAACAGAAGAGTCGGTCGCCATGTCCTTGAGCCTGCGGGAAAACACCTTCATCAATCCTGCCGCTTCGGGCCGCCGTCTCCTTTCCTTTCTGACCCCTGCCAAGGAAGCCGCGCAAGCCTATGCGATTGGCGCGAGCGTCGGCTTGCGGCCCAACGACCAGAGCCTTGCCATAGAAGCACTTTCCGGCGGCAACCAACAAAAAGTCGTGGTGGGTCGCTGGCTGGCGACAGGCCGTCGCCTGCTGGTGGCCGAAGATCCGACCGCCGGTGTCGATGTTGGCGCCAAAGCCGACATCTATCGCCTGATCGCAGAGGCCGTCGCAGGCGGATTGGCCGTTCTGGTGGTCTCCACCGATTTTGAAGAAATCGCCCATATCTGCCAGCGGGCGCTGGTATTTTCTCGCGGCCAGATCCTACGAGAATTGAGCGGGCCGGACCTAACCACAGAAGCGGTGATCGCCGCAGCCTCCGCCTCGGACGCGGCCTGA